One genomic region from Scomber scombrus chromosome 19, fScoSco1.1, whole genome shotgun sequence encodes:
- the hltf gene encoding helicase-like transcription factor isoform X1 produces MFPPRWRFSWDRCTEVDLFTDRHTLSQAISAAAAEEPDADGSVLYGQLKGTVVGLKYYTGVVNKGEMVGLVREPQNPYDSNAVKVTNIYGSQVGHIKRQLAAAMAYVMDKTLAKVEGVVYSGTNNAFSMPVILSFWGKEENKNAVTEAMVRRGFKLDTGGIKLAGANQTSSNSPGAWTMASKKGLTTRLTANELKNAFDNLFEGLMESKDGEKEAAESVSTPLLLHQKQALSWMCARENKCALPPFWEKRGELYYNSLTCFSAKEIPERVRGGILADDMGLGKTLTTIALILTNFQKGKPLPVEKCEEQSSPRKASTKSQMVSKPEGSSSAGDGAGGSDTAAGSLCADSAKMEVICVDTPDVVEKADKSEKSAGKGKMKATKRKPSKEAPVLLEDLDFAAALCGSSSDTAFKKKKTTVKAGPSQSVESSIIESADDLSARTTLIICPLSVLSNWLDQFEQHVQADVKLNVYLYYGSERNRSKKFLSSQDVVITTYNVLSADFGNKSPLHGISWLRVVLDEGHVVRNPNAQMSKAVLDLKAQRRWILSGTPIQNSVKDLWMLVAFLRLKPFDAREWWNRVIQRPATQGEREGLQNLQTLVKCITLRRTKSSEVNGRPLVCLPEKTVCVEQVELSQPEREEYELARNEGRNTISRYMAEGTVLRNYADVLAVLMRLRQHCCHPDLLAKTSSDLGVAATPAELREHLIEKLRLVLASGSDEECSVCLDSIHLPVITHCAHVFCRPCIAKVISTEEETARCPLCRTEIKTNELVEFPQEEIEEENSANSVKWRTSSKVQALMGNLLRLRCEDSSIKCLIVSQFTRFLNVLETPLREHGFSFVRLDGTLSQKKRAQVIQEFQSSGADSPTIMLLSLKAGGVGLNLTAASHVFLMDPAWNPATEEQCIDRCHRLGQKRNVFVTKFIVKDSVEENMVKIQRKKQDLVEKAFGSTNTNRKTSRIDDIKALMEL; encoded by the exons ATGTTTCCCCCCAGGTGGAGGTTCAGCTGGGACAGGTGCACTGAGGTGGACCTCTTCACAGACCGCCATACTCTCTCCCAGGCCATCAGtgctgcagcagctgaggaGCCGGATGCAGACGGCAGTGTGCTGTATGGCCAGCTGAAGGGCACTGTGGTCGGCCTCAAATATTACACAGGGGTG GTGAACAAGGGGGAGATGGTGGGTTTAGTTCGAGAGCCACAGAATCCGTATGACAGCAATGCGGTGAAGGTGACCAACATTTACGGCAGCCAGGTGGGGCACATCAAGCGGCAGCTGGCAGCAGCTATGGCTTACGTCATGGACAAAACGTTGGCCAAGGTGGAGGG GGTGGTGTACTCAGGGACGAACAACGCATTCTCCATGCCGGTGATACTGTCCTTCTGGGGGAAAGAAGAGAACAAAAATGCTGTGACTGAAGCTATGGTACGTCGTGGATTTAAACTCGACACAGGTGGAATCAAACtagcag GTGCAAATCAGACATCTTCCAACAGTCCAGGTGCTTGGACAATGGCATCTAAAAAAGGTTTGACCACCCGACTAACTGCAAACGAG CTGAAGAACGCATTTGACAATCTGTTTGAAGGCTTGATGGAAAGTAAAGATGGGGAGAAGGAAGCAGCTGAG TCTGTGAGTACTCCCCTGCTGCTCCACCAGAAGCAGGCGCTCTCTTGGATGTGCGCCCGAGAAAACAAATGTGCGCTCCCACCCTTCTGGGAGAAGAGAGGCGAGCTGTACTACAACAGCCTCACCTGTTTCTCTGCCAAAGAAATACCGGAGAGGGTTCGGGGGGGGATACTTGCAGATGACATGGGACTT gggAAAACTCTGACAACCATCGCTCTGATCCTCACCAACTTCCAAAAAGGAAAGCCCCTGCCTGTGGAGAAATGT gaggagcagTCTTCACCTAGAAAAGCCAGTACTAAATCACAGATGGTCTCCAAACCGGAAG GAAGCAGCAGTGCAGGCGATGGGGCAGGAGGGAGCGATACAGCTGCTGGCTCTCTATGCGCAGACTC TGCCAAGATGGAGGTGATCTGTGTTGATACGCCGGATGTAGTGGAGAAAGCAGACAAGTCGGAGAAAA GTGCAGgcaaaggaaagatgaaagcCACCAAGCGAAAGCCAAGTAAAG AGGCCCCGGTATTACTGGAGGATCTGGACTTTGCTGCCGCGCTGTGTGGCTCATCATCAGATACAGCctttaagaagaagaaaactacCGTGAAGGCTGGTCCCTCACAGA GTGTTGAATCCTCCATCATTGAAAGTGCAGATGATTTATCAGCCAGGACGACTCTCATCATCTGCCCGCTGTCTGTGCTCAGCAACTGGCTG GACCAGTTTGAGCAGCATGTGCAAGCTGACGTGAAGCTAAATGTGTATCTGTATTACGGCTCAGAGCGCAACAGAAGCAAGAAGTTCCTGTCCTCGCAGGATGTGGTGATAACCACGTACAACGTCCTCTCTGCTGACTTTGGG AATAAGAGTCCCCTCCATGGGATCAGTTGGCTGAGAGTCGTGCTGGATGAAGGACATGTCGTACGAAACCCTAATGCTCAGATGAGCAAGGCCGTGCTTGACCTCAAAGCTCAGCGGCGCTGGATTCTGTCTG GAACGCCTATCCAGAACAGTGTGAAGGATCTGTGGATGCTTGTGGCTTTCCTGCGTCTGAAGCCGTTCGATGCGAGGGAGTGGTGGAACAGAGTGATCCAGAGACCCGCTACACAAGGAGAACGGGAGGGCCTGCA GAACCTTCAGACCCTTGTGAAGTGCATCACCCTGCGACGGACCAAGAGCAGTGAGGTGAATGGGCGCCCTCTGGTGTGTCTGCCTGAGAAGACTGTATgtgtggagcaggtggagctgAGCCAGCCGGAGAGGGAGGAGTACGAGCTGGCACGCAATGAAGGAAGAAACACCATCAGCAG ATATATGGCTGAAGGGACGGTTTTGAGGAATTACGCTGATGTCCTGGCCGTCCTGATGAGGCTTCGACAGCACTGCTGCCATCCTGATCTGCTGGCAAAGACATCCTCAGATTTAG GTGTTGCAGCGACGCCTGCAGAGCTTCGGGAGCATCTGATAGAGAAGCTTCGGCTGGTGTTGGCCAGTGGCTCTGATGAGGAGTGCTCTGTGTGTCTGGACTCGATCCATCTGCCCGTCATTACACACTGCGCCCACGTCTTCTGCCGGCCCTGCATCGCAAAAGTCATCAGCACTGAAGAG gAGACGGCCCGCTGCCCTCTCTGTCGCACTGAGATAAAGACCAATGAACTGGTGGAGTTTCCGCAGGAGGAAATTGAAGAAGAGAACAGTGCAAACTCTGTGAAATGGAGAACCAGCTCAAAG GTGCAGGCGTTGATGGGAAACCTGCTCAGGCTGCGATGTGAAGACAGCAGCATTAAATGTTTGATCGTCTCTCAGTTTACACGTTTCCTCAACGTACTGGAGACTCCGCTCAG AGAGCACGGTTTCAGTTTTGTGCGTTTGGACGGCACCTTGAGCCAAAAGAAGCGCGCCCAGGTCATCCAGGAGTTTCAGAGCTCAGGGGCCGACAGCCCTACCATCATGCTCCTGTCACTCAAAGCTGGAGGGGTGGGGCTTAACTTGACTGCCGCCTCTCATGTTTTCCTCATGGATCCT GCATGGAACCCAGCTACTGAGGAGCAGTGTATTGACCGCTGCCATCGTCTGGGTCAGAAGAGAAACGTTTTTGTCACTAAG TTTATAGTGAAGGACTcagtggaggagaacatggtgAAGATCCAGAGGAAGAAGCAGGATCTGGTGGAGAAGGCTTTCGGttccacaaacacaaacaggaaaacatctCGGATTGATGACATCAAAGCTCTGATGGAGTTGTAG
- the LOC134001176 gene encoding serine/threonine-protein kinase PAK 2-like isoform X2: MCDSGVCEDKPPAPPVRMSSQGGAKDPQSANHSSRPLPSVPEERKRNKIISMFASEKGRKKDRDKDRPEISSPSDFEHTIHVGFDAVTGEFTGMPEQWARLLQTSNISKSEQKQNPQAVLDILKFYDSTSGKQKYLSFSASDKDSQSPGKQGTATSQSVGKDGDDDDDDDTPPPIVAPRPEHTKSVYTRSVIDPIPAPEVDAASKAADKQKKKGGGKMTDEEIMEKLRTIVSIGDPKKKYTRYEKIGQGASGTVYTAIDVATGQEVAIKQINLQKQPKKELIINEILVMKELKNPNIVNFVDSFLVGDELFVVMEYLAGGSLTDVVTETCMDEAQIAAVCREVLQALEFLHANQVIHRDIKSDNVLLGMDGSVKLTDFGFCAQITPEQSKRSTMVGTPYWMAPEVVTRKAYGPKVDIWSLGIMAIEMVEGEPPYLNENPLRALYLIATNGTPELQSPEKLSPVFRSFLSRCLEMDVEKRGSGRELLQHPFLKLAKPLSSLTPLILAAKEAMRSNR, from the exons atgtgtgacAGCGGAGTGTGTGAGGACAagccccccgccccccctgtCAGGATGAGCAGCCAAGGAGGAGCCAAAGACCCtcagtcagccaatcacagctctcGGCCGCTGCCGTCTGTAccggaggagaggaagagaaacaagATCATCTCCATGTTTGCCTCTGAGAAAG GCAGGAAAAAGGACCGGGACAAGGACAGGCCTGAGATCTCCTCCCCCTCGGACTTTGAACACACCATCCATGTGGGCTTTGACGCTGTCACTGGAGAGTTCACT ggcATGCCAGAGCAGTGGGCCCGTCTCCTTCAAACCTCTAACATCAGTAAATCAGAGCAGAAACAAAATCCACAGGCCGTCCTCGACATTCTCAAGTTCTACGACTCCACCAGTGGAAAACAGAAATACCTCAGTTTTTCCGCCTCGG aTAAAGACTCTCAGTCG CCAGGCAAGCAGGGTACCGCGACCTCCCAGTCAGTTGGCAAGGATGGCGACGATGATGACGACGACGATACACCACCTCCCATTGTGGCACCGCGGCCAGAACACACAAAATCA GTGTACACGAGGTCGGTGATAGACCCAATCCCAGCTCCAGAGGTAGATGCAGCCTCCAAGGCAGCtgacaaacagaagaagaagggaggaggcaAGATGACCGATGAGGAAATCATGGAGAAACTCA GAACTATTGTCAGTATCGGAGATCCTAAGAAGAAATACACTCGCTATGAAAAGATCGGCCAGGG GGCATCTGGAACAGTTTACACAGCCATAGATGTTGCAACAGGACAAGAG GTGGCCATCAAACAGATCAACTTGCAGAAGCAGCCGAAGAAAGAGCTAATCATCAATGAGATCCTGGTCATGAAGGAGCTGAAGAACCCCAACATTGTCAATTTCGTAGACAG tttccttGTAGGCGATGAGCTTTTTGTGGTGATGGAGTACCTGGCTGGTGGTTCTCTAACTGATGTTGTGACGGAGACGTGCATGGATGAGGCTCAGATCGCCGCTGTGTGCAGAGAG GTTCTCCAGGCTCTGGAGTTTCTTCATGCCAACCAGGTCATCCATAGAGACATCAAGAGTGACAACGTACTGCTGGGAATGGACGGATCAGTCAAACTCA CCGATTTTGGCTTCTGTGCCCAGATCACACCAGAGCAGAGCAAGCGCAGCACCATGGTGGGGACACCATACTGGATGGCTCCAGAGGTGGTGACCAGGAAAGCCTACGGACCCAAAGTTGACATTTGGTCTCTGGGCATTATGGCCATAGAGATGGTGGAGGGAGAGCCTCCATATCTCAACGAGAACCCTCTCAGG GCTTTGTATTTAATTGCCACCAATGGGACCCCTGAGCTGCAAAGTCCAGAGAAGCTGTCTCCTGTCTTCAGATCCTTCCTGTCCCGCTGTCTGGAGATGGACGTGGAGAAACGAGGATCGGGCCGAGAACTGCTGCAG catcCTTTCTTGAAGCTGGCCAAGCCTCTGTCCAGTCTTACCCCCCTCATCCTGGCAGCCAAGGAGGCCATGAGGAGCAACCGCTAA
- the LOC134001176 gene encoding serine/threonine-protein kinase PAK 2-like isoform X1, whose product MCDSGVCEDKPPAPPVRMSSQGGAKDPQSANHSSRPLPSVPEERKRNKIISMFASEKAGRKKDRDKDRPEISSPSDFEHTIHVGFDAVTGEFTGMPEQWARLLQTSNISKSEQKQNPQAVLDILKFYDSTSGKQKYLSFSASDKDSQSPGKQGTATSQSVGKDGDDDDDDDTPPPIVAPRPEHTKSVYTRSVIDPIPAPEVDAASKAADKQKKKGGGKMTDEEIMEKLRTIVSIGDPKKKYTRYEKIGQGASGTVYTAIDVATGQEVAIKQINLQKQPKKELIINEILVMKELKNPNIVNFVDSFLVGDELFVVMEYLAGGSLTDVVTETCMDEAQIAAVCREVLQALEFLHANQVIHRDIKSDNVLLGMDGSVKLTDFGFCAQITPEQSKRSTMVGTPYWMAPEVVTRKAYGPKVDIWSLGIMAIEMVEGEPPYLNENPLRALYLIATNGTPELQSPEKLSPVFRSFLSRCLEMDVEKRGSGRELLQHPFLKLAKPLSSLTPLILAAKEAMRSNR is encoded by the exons atgtgtgacAGCGGAGTGTGTGAGGACAagccccccgccccccctgtCAGGATGAGCAGCCAAGGAGGAGCCAAAGACCCtcagtcagccaatcacagctctcGGCCGCTGCCGTCTGTAccggaggagaggaagagaaacaagATCATCTCCATGTTTGCCTCTGAGAAAG CAGGCAGGAAAAAGGACCGGGACAAGGACAGGCCTGAGATCTCCTCCCCCTCGGACTTTGAACACACCATCCATGTGGGCTTTGACGCTGTCACTGGAGAGTTCACT ggcATGCCAGAGCAGTGGGCCCGTCTCCTTCAAACCTCTAACATCAGTAAATCAGAGCAGAAACAAAATCCACAGGCCGTCCTCGACATTCTCAAGTTCTACGACTCCACCAGTGGAAAACAGAAATACCTCAGTTTTTCCGCCTCGG aTAAAGACTCTCAGTCG CCAGGCAAGCAGGGTACCGCGACCTCCCAGTCAGTTGGCAAGGATGGCGACGATGATGACGACGACGATACACCACCTCCCATTGTGGCACCGCGGCCAGAACACACAAAATCA GTGTACACGAGGTCGGTGATAGACCCAATCCCAGCTCCAGAGGTAGATGCAGCCTCCAAGGCAGCtgacaaacagaagaagaagggaggaggcaAGATGACCGATGAGGAAATCATGGAGAAACTCA GAACTATTGTCAGTATCGGAGATCCTAAGAAGAAATACACTCGCTATGAAAAGATCGGCCAGGG GGCATCTGGAACAGTTTACACAGCCATAGATGTTGCAACAGGACAAGAG GTGGCCATCAAACAGATCAACTTGCAGAAGCAGCCGAAGAAAGAGCTAATCATCAATGAGATCCTGGTCATGAAGGAGCTGAAGAACCCCAACATTGTCAATTTCGTAGACAG tttccttGTAGGCGATGAGCTTTTTGTGGTGATGGAGTACCTGGCTGGTGGTTCTCTAACTGATGTTGTGACGGAGACGTGCATGGATGAGGCTCAGATCGCCGCTGTGTGCAGAGAG GTTCTCCAGGCTCTGGAGTTTCTTCATGCCAACCAGGTCATCCATAGAGACATCAAGAGTGACAACGTACTGCTGGGAATGGACGGATCAGTCAAACTCA CCGATTTTGGCTTCTGTGCCCAGATCACACCAGAGCAGAGCAAGCGCAGCACCATGGTGGGGACACCATACTGGATGGCTCCAGAGGTGGTGACCAGGAAAGCCTACGGACCCAAAGTTGACATTTGGTCTCTGGGCATTATGGCCATAGAGATGGTGGAGGGAGAGCCTCCATATCTCAACGAGAACCCTCTCAGG GCTTTGTATTTAATTGCCACCAATGGGACCCCTGAGCTGCAAAGTCCAGAGAAGCTGTCTCCTGTCTTCAGATCCTTCCTGTCCCGCTGTCTGGAGATGGACGTGGAGAAACGAGGATCGGGCCGAGAACTGCTGCAG catcCTTTCTTGAAGCTGGCCAAGCCTCTGTCCAGTCTTACCCCCCTCATCCTGGCAGCCAAGGAGGCCATGAGGAGCAACCGCTAA
- the hltf gene encoding helicase-like transcription factor isoform X2, producing MFPPRWRFSWDRCTEVDLFTDRHTLSQAISAAAAEEPDADGSVLYGQLKGTVVGLKYYTGVVNKGEMVGLVREPQNPYDSNAVKVTNIYGSQVGHIKRQLAAAMAYVMDKTLAKVEGVVYSGTNNAFSMPVILSFWGKEENKNAVTEAMVRRGFKLDTGGIKLAGANQTSSNSPGAWTMASKKGLTTRLTANELKNAFDNLFEGLMESKDGEKEAAESVSTPLLLHQKQALSWMCARENKCALPPFWEKRGELYYNSLTCFSAKEIPERVRGGILADDMGLGKTLTTIALILTNFQKGKPLPVEKCEEQSSPRKASTKSQMVSKPEGSSSAGDGAGGSDTAAGSLCADSAKMEVICVDTPDVVEKADKSEKSAGKGKMKATKRKPKAPVLLEDLDFAAALCGSSSDTAFKKKKTTVKAGPSQSVESSIIESADDLSARTTLIICPLSVLSNWLDQFEQHVQADVKLNVYLYYGSERNRSKKFLSSQDVVITTYNVLSADFGNKSPLHGISWLRVVLDEGHVVRNPNAQMSKAVLDLKAQRRWILSGTPIQNSVKDLWMLVAFLRLKPFDAREWWNRVIQRPATQGEREGLQNLQTLVKCITLRRTKSSEVNGRPLVCLPEKTVCVEQVELSQPEREEYELARNEGRNTISRYMAEGTVLRNYADVLAVLMRLRQHCCHPDLLAKTSSDLGVAATPAELREHLIEKLRLVLASGSDEECSVCLDSIHLPVITHCAHVFCRPCIAKVISTEEETARCPLCRTEIKTNELVEFPQEEIEEENSANSVKWRTSSKVQALMGNLLRLRCEDSSIKCLIVSQFTRFLNVLETPLREHGFSFVRLDGTLSQKKRAQVIQEFQSSGADSPTIMLLSLKAGGVGLNLTAASHVFLMDPAWNPATEEQCIDRCHRLGQKRNVFVTKFIVKDSVEENMVKIQRKKQDLVEKAFGSTNTNRKTSRIDDIKALMEL from the exons ATGTTTCCCCCCAGGTGGAGGTTCAGCTGGGACAGGTGCACTGAGGTGGACCTCTTCACAGACCGCCATACTCTCTCCCAGGCCATCAGtgctgcagcagctgaggaGCCGGATGCAGACGGCAGTGTGCTGTATGGCCAGCTGAAGGGCACTGTGGTCGGCCTCAAATATTACACAGGGGTG GTGAACAAGGGGGAGATGGTGGGTTTAGTTCGAGAGCCACAGAATCCGTATGACAGCAATGCGGTGAAGGTGACCAACATTTACGGCAGCCAGGTGGGGCACATCAAGCGGCAGCTGGCAGCAGCTATGGCTTACGTCATGGACAAAACGTTGGCCAAGGTGGAGGG GGTGGTGTACTCAGGGACGAACAACGCATTCTCCATGCCGGTGATACTGTCCTTCTGGGGGAAAGAAGAGAACAAAAATGCTGTGACTGAAGCTATGGTACGTCGTGGATTTAAACTCGACACAGGTGGAATCAAACtagcag GTGCAAATCAGACATCTTCCAACAGTCCAGGTGCTTGGACAATGGCATCTAAAAAAGGTTTGACCACCCGACTAACTGCAAACGAG CTGAAGAACGCATTTGACAATCTGTTTGAAGGCTTGATGGAAAGTAAAGATGGGGAGAAGGAAGCAGCTGAG TCTGTGAGTACTCCCCTGCTGCTCCACCAGAAGCAGGCGCTCTCTTGGATGTGCGCCCGAGAAAACAAATGTGCGCTCCCACCCTTCTGGGAGAAGAGAGGCGAGCTGTACTACAACAGCCTCACCTGTTTCTCTGCCAAAGAAATACCGGAGAGGGTTCGGGGGGGGATACTTGCAGATGACATGGGACTT gggAAAACTCTGACAACCATCGCTCTGATCCTCACCAACTTCCAAAAAGGAAAGCCCCTGCCTGTGGAGAAATGT gaggagcagTCTTCACCTAGAAAAGCCAGTACTAAATCACAGATGGTCTCCAAACCGGAAG GAAGCAGCAGTGCAGGCGATGGGGCAGGAGGGAGCGATACAGCTGCTGGCTCTCTATGCGCAGACTC TGCCAAGATGGAGGTGATCTGTGTTGATACGCCGGATGTAGTGGAGAAAGCAGACAAGTCGGAGAAAA GTGCAGgcaaaggaaagatgaaagcCACCAAGCGAAAGCCAA AGGCCCCGGTATTACTGGAGGATCTGGACTTTGCTGCCGCGCTGTGTGGCTCATCATCAGATACAGCctttaagaagaagaaaactacCGTGAAGGCTGGTCCCTCACAGA GTGTTGAATCCTCCATCATTGAAAGTGCAGATGATTTATCAGCCAGGACGACTCTCATCATCTGCCCGCTGTCTGTGCTCAGCAACTGGCTG GACCAGTTTGAGCAGCATGTGCAAGCTGACGTGAAGCTAAATGTGTATCTGTATTACGGCTCAGAGCGCAACAGAAGCAAGAAGTTCCTGTCCTCGCAGGATGTGGTGATAACCACGTACAACGTCCTCTCTGCTGACTTTGGG AATAAGAGTCCCCTCCATGGGATCAGTTGGCTGAGAGTCGTGCTGGATGAAGGACATGTCGTACGAAACCCTAATGCTCAGATGAGCAAGGCCGTGCTTGACCTCAAAGCTCAGCGGCGCTGGATTCTGTCTG GAACGCCTATCCAGAACAGTGTGAAGGATCTGTGGATGCTTGTGGCTTTCCTGCGTCTGAAGCCGTTCGATGCGAGGGAGTGGTGGAACAGAGTGATCCAGAGACCCGCTACACAAGGAGAACGGGAGGGCCTGCA GAACCTTCAGACCCTTGTGAAGTGCATCACCCTGCGACGGACCAAGAGCAGTGAGGTGAATGGGCGCCCTCTGGTGTGTCTGCCTGAGAAGACTGTATgtgtggagcaggtggagctgAGCCAGCCGGAGAGGGAGGAGTACGAGCTGGCACGCAATGAAGGAAGAAACACCATCAGCAG ATATATGGCTGAAGGGACGGTTTTGAGGAATTACGCTGATGTCCTGGCCGTCCTGATGAGGCTTCGACAGCACTGCTGCCATCCTGATCTGCTGGCAAAGACATCCTCAGATTTAG GTGTTGCAGCGACGCCTGCAGAGCTTCGGGAGCATCTGATAGAGAAGCTTCGGCTGGTGTTGGCCAGTGGCTCTGATGAGGAGTGCTCTGTGTGTCTGGACTCGATCCATCTGCCCGTCATTACACACTGCGCCCACGTCTTCTGCCGGCCCTGCATCGCAAAAGTCATCAGCACTGAAGAG gAGACGGCCCGCTGCCCTCTCTGTCGCACTGAGATAAAGACCAATGAACTGGTGGAGTTTCCGCAGGAGGAAATTGAAGAAGAGAACAGTGCAAACTCTGTGAAATGGAGAACCAGCTCAAAG GTGCAGGCGTTGATGGGAAACCTGCTCAGGCTGCGATGTGAAGACAGCAGCATTAAATGTTTGATCGTCTCTCAGTTTACACGTTTCCTCAACGTACTGGAGACTCCGCTCAG AGAGCACGGTTTCAGTTTTGTGCGTTTGGACGGCACCTTGAGCCAAAAGAAGCGCGCCCAGGTCATCCAGGAGTTTCAGAGCTCAGGGGCCGACAGCCCTACCATCATGCTCCTGTCACTCAAAGCTGGAGGGGTGGGGCTTAACTTGACTGCCGCCTCTCATGTTTTCCTCATGGATCCT GCATGGAACCCAGCTACTGAGGAGCAGTGTATTGACCGCTGCCATCGTCTGGGTCAGAAGAGAAACGTTTTTGTCACTAAG TTTATAGTGAAGGACTcagtggaggagaacatggtgAAGATCCAGAGGAAGAAGCAGGATCTGGTGGAGAAGGCTTTCGGttccacaaacacaaacaggaaaacatctCGGATTGATGACATCAAAGCTCTGATGGAGTTGTAG